The proteins below are encoded in one region of Fibrella aestuarina BUZ 2:
- a CDS encoding phytanoyl-CoA dioxygenase family protein, with product MLTSAQIEQYKEQGFLLLKGVLPKEVIEPIYREARAIFAKQIERVLGQKVDIDDRDAFEAAMFAFFEADFNAFSSTGKTVQHTIALHKLGVSDEIIDAIKALGLTEPVIAVRPSMQFNSRFLSKDGNTYWRLGAHQDWRNGQGSLDSVVVWFPMVPAGEEIGALQVIPGSHRDGLMQADAAGYAGVIGEEIDDSRYVQTEYEVGDMLFFSALLVHRSGNNVTRNIRWSVQLRYNNLAEPTFIERGYPMPYIYRPQDELITPDFPTSEQIREVYA from the coding sequence ATGCTTACTTCTGCGCAGATAGAACAGTATAAAGAGCAGGGCTTCCTGCTGTTGAAAGGCGTTTTGCCGAAAGAAGTCATTGAACCGATTTATCGGGAGGCGCGCGCCATCTTCGCCAAGCAAATTGAGCGGGTATTGGGCCAGAAAGTCGACATCGACGATCGCGATGCCTTCGAGGCCGCCATGTTCGCCTTTTTCGAAGCTGATTTCAATGCCTTTTCGAGCACCGGCAAAACCGTACAGCACACCATCGCCCTGCACAAGCTGGGCGTGAGCGACGAGATCATCGACGCCATCAAAGCGCTGGGCCTTACCGAGCCGGTGATTGCCGTTCGGCCATCGATGCAGTTTAACAGCCGCTTTCTGTCGAAAGATGGAAATACCTACTGGCGGCTGGGCGCGCATCAGGACTGGCGCAACGGGCAGGGTTCACTCGATAGCGTAGTGGTGTGGTTCCCAATGGTGCCGGCTGGTGAGGAAATCGGTGCGTTGCAGGTCATTCCCGGCAGCCACCGCGACGGGCTGATGCAGGCCGACGCTGCTGGCTACGCCGGAGTAATTGGCGAAGAGATCGACGATAGCCGCTACGTGCAGACCGAATACGAGGTGGGCGATATGCTCTTCTTCTCGGCGCTGCTGGTCCACCGTTCGGGCAACAACGTAACGCGCAACATCCGTTGGTCGGTACAGCTTCGGTACAACAACCTGGCCGAGCCGACCTTCATCGAACGCGGCTACCCCATGCCGTACATCTACCGCCCGCAGGACGAACTCATTACCCCCGATTTCCCGACATCCGAGCAGATTCGGGAGGTGTACGCTTAA
- a CDS encoding glycosyltransferase family 2 protein produces MKVSVCIATYNQEKFIGQAIESALAQQVNFPMEILVGDDFSTDNTRAIVQTYIDRYPDLVKPVFHPRNLGQNGLFNAMETFKLAKGTYLASFDGDDYWTDPLKLQKQVDFLDAHPDFVACYHNALITYEDGSPSHILNPPDQPAVSTLDDLIGEDEIWFMATSSVLFRNVLHTYPAWFMRSVSGDIPRYILLAKHGKIGYLPDVMSVYRKNQGGTSFTDKYHDAGFLRNRIDMYEGINQELDYRYDRKLKRNIARYYKMMLESEQYRNRYYPRNLLAAKYLWLGRPDAAERKLILQQYIIPPPLMRLYSRVAIGLGNKLRS; encoded by the coding sequence ATGAAAGTCAGCGTTTGTATCGCCACGTATAATCAGGAGAAGTTTATTGGTCAGGCTATTGAGAGTGCCCTGGCGCAGCAGGTAAACTTCCCTATGGAAATTCTGGTTGGCGACGATTTTTCGACCGACAATACCCGGGCCATCGTTCAGACCTACATCGATCGGTATCCCGATCTGGTCAAGCCCGTGTTTCATCCGCGGAATCTGGGGCAGAATGGCCTGTTCAACGCGATGGAGACCTTCAAACTGGCCAAGGGAACGTACCTGGCTTCATTTGATGGCGACGATTACTGGACCGACCCGCTGAAGCTACAGAAACAGGTCGATTTCCTAGACGCTCATCCCGACTTTGTTGCCTGCTACCACAACGCCCTCATCACCTACGAAGACGGGTCGCCCAGCCACATTCTCAACCCGCCCGATCAGCCAGCCGTATCGACGCTCGATGACCTGATCGGTGAGGATGAAATCTGGTTCATGGCGACGTCGAGCGTGCTGTTTCGCAATGTACTGCATACGTACCCAGCCTGGTTCATGCGCTCGGTGAGCGGCGACATTCCGCGCTATATTCTGCTGGCCAAACACGGCAAAATCGGTTACCTGCCCGATGTGATGTCGGTGTATCGGAAAAATCAGGGAGGCACCAGCTTTACTGATAAGTACCACGATGCCGGGTTTCTGCGCAACCGCATCGACATGTATGAGGGCATCAATCAGGAACTGGACTACCGCTACGACCGCAAGCTGAAACGGAACATCGCCCGGTATTACAAGATGATGCTTGAAAGCGAGCAATACCGCAATCGCTATTACCCGCGTAACCTGCTGGCAGCGAAATACCTGTGGTTGGGTCGCCCCGATGCGGCCGAACGCAAACTGATTCTGCAGCA